The Strix aluco isolate bStrAlu1 chromosome 29, bStrAlu1.hap1, whole genome shotgun sequence nucleotide sequence CTGGAATTTGCATCCAGGCTTTTTGCTGAAACGGACTCACAAAGGCCCTCAGCTTTTTGGAGCCTGGCCTGAACCCAGGGGCCATTCCAAGGTGTCTCAAGACTCTTACTGTGGAGCTGCCTTGTGTCTGAGGATGGTACCACTCCTAAAATTCACCTTAAAACCCACAGAATTCCCCACACCAGACAGACATCTCTTGTTACATCTCTTGCAGAGTTCTGCCATCTATTCGGAAGCCACAGATGCATCAGCTGGGAAACCTATGACAAGCCAAGCTGTTCTCATTTTTAACAGCTGCAAACAGATAAGGCAATCTTAAAACCAAGAAATCTTTATCACAACAGCAGCAAACCTCACCTTGGATGAATCATGGCTAAACAAGTAATGTTTTCAAGCACTTTTCCATGCCTAGCCTGCTTTTTCATGTTAGCTGCTGCAGCACAAGCTGCTGCTCTAGGCTTATGATACGGCTCGAGGGACCCACTGCCTCAGGTGGAAAATGTCTATTTAGAAGGAAAGATCTATCCAGTATCTTTTGGAGTCCATGAATGGACATATAATCACCCCaactgcagcagagaaaaacagacatgaaaacactgctgataaatgaaaaatagaaCAGCTGTCAATCAGCACCTGGAAAGTTTatagagctggacacagaattATATACCACAGTAATAAGATTAAGGGGTAGATAAAAGATAGTCATAGCACCAAGAGAGAGTGAAAAAGGGAAATGACAGGTCACTTTTCAGATGAAGAAGAAACATGttgcatctgtcactgaggaggCTGCAAGGGAGAGCTAGAAGGGGCACAGCAGAGCTCAGATGCATGATTCCCACCAGGGGATGAAGGAACAGACTCTGCCCAAACCTGAGACATTGCTTCaaaaaagaattgttaaaagaaaaccacattgTGTGCCTGGGAAGTTTCTCTTCTACAGAGAGACATTTGCTAGTAAAAATACCCAAGGTGTTTACTTTAAACACATCTATACTTTCCTGGCTTCTTGTGGAATATGAGTGTTTGGATTTAGACAGGGGCAGCTTAAGATAAAAGGTGAAGAGGTCCAGTCCAGTGGCCCAAATTTGAGAAGGGCTCAAACAAAGGACACAGGAACAGCAAGATATACTTTGCATTAGGAGCACCTGCCCTTTCCTTCCAGCTCCTAAAGTCATCAAGGAATGGAGAAAATACAAGCTGGAGCTCTGAATTTCCACATCTCCTAGGAGACAGCACTTGAGGCAGGAAATCCTCACAGCAGCCCAGAaaaaagaaggagggaaggatATATCAAGGATTCTTCAAAACAATCTGCCTTCCTTTACCTGTTTGCTCCCCAGGTAAAAGAGTCAAAGGACTAGTTAAGACAGCCCTGGCAGAAAATATCCAAGCAACAATATAGTATCTCAAGAAGATAAAAGTTCATTCCTGTAATGTGATTGTCTCTGGTCTGGAGCAAAAGGTTCTGCAGAGAAAACTGCTCCAAAACAGACAGATTAACAGCTTAAAACAAAAACACCCTCTCGGTGTAAAAGATTACAACTTGCTATAAGCTTTCATCCTCTCTTGTTTACCAAGACCTTGCCATTTACCTTTCATTGGATATATGTTATCCCAACCAATTTAAGATTAGGCTTTTTTCGTATTTTAActttgcaacaaaaaaaaaaaaaaccctaagttttAAAGCTTGTGGATTTTATGACCGGAAGTTGTCTATAACAGTGGGCAGATTGGAAATGCACATCAAAGATTCCTGATATCTTTCTGATCAAGAGCAGCTGTTCtttgaggatttaaaaaaaaaaaaaaaaaaaaaaaagccttgttgCCTGTTACACAAAAAGTTTGGGTTGTTTTCAAACCACTTCTTCCAACACTTAAAAGAAAGCTagtcagaaaagaacaaaacatagcCCCCCTTTCCCAATTAAGGGGAGGCCACTTATCAGCTCTAGAACCATGCAATATTCAACTGAGCTGATCAAATTCAGTTTGGACCTGGTTTTAATCAGCAAAGATATTAAACTCCACTGATTTGATCTGgcttctccctctgccccccaaACACTCCTGGAGCACGCATTGTGCGCAGAGATGGTTGTTTCTGTCACATGCTTTAGATGGGACAAATTTAAAAGAACTGAGCATCCCTAGCATCTTGGGTTCATACCCACACCATCTgcttctctttcatctctttcttttttgtaaattctTTATCTTCCCATTACCTTTAGCTTCTGAACACTGTATTAAGACATGTTATAAATATTCCTAGGAATAAGTTTACGGCATGAGGAAACTGGCTTCGGGACACCATCTAGTATCCTCATGCTCTCTCTCACTTAGTCGAGAAAGAAATGTGACACTCGAATACAGAATGGCTGAACACAGGATTAGAGGAGGATGCCTCAGTCATCAAGTCTACCCATCTCCACCCCTGCTCCAAGCAGCTACAGCACTGAGCCCTTTTTTAAGAGACAGTTTtatgaagaaatttcttttttctcctgctatCCCTAGTGAAAGGTTAACTGAGCAGTTACAAATTCAGCATTTAGGAAAGCTTAGTTTCAATTCACTGCTCCACCCCACATCTTCCACACAACCCTGAGCTGTTACAGCCCCAGCACCTCTATAGAGCAAGGGTCTTAGTACCTCCTACTTCACCAAGGTGTTGCAAGTGTCACGATATATTTAAGAGCATGAAGCATTCAGATACTATGGAAACCAGGgcaagagaaaaaccaaaaataGATGGAAGACGCAAGCTGTTGAAAAGTCTGGAAAAGTCTTGCTGAGGAAGGCTGTGCTTGCTGCAGCTCATCCCAGAGCAGGATCCATTTAGAGCTCAAGCATAAAATGTCCTCTCTTCACTCTTTCCACAGCTTGCCATTTTTCTCTGCCACAGGGAAAGGaatattctttttcctccttAGGCCTTTAATTTCCCCTCTATTTAACAGGCATCCTAATTACCAGTTCCTTTGAACCATTCACATTCTAGCTTGCCCTTCCCATGACCTGGAGTAGACCACTGTCTGACTGCTTTTGTATAGCAGGATTATTGGGAACATATCATGAGAATAAACACTACAGAGCACTCTCCTTCTGAAAGGGAAATCCAGCAGCAACCTACGAAGAAGGGTGCCTGAAACAAAAAGTTGAGGTGCCAGCCTGTGAAACACTATGCCTCTCCTTTTTATAATGCAAACACATTTATTGTGCATATTCACCCTCTACAGACAAACCAGTTGCTAAAGTATAATAATCCCTTTCttcactcaaaaaaaaccccaaccaaaaaaacaccaaacaacccTCACCAATACAGACAGTACTTGAAATAGCCACAATGACATGTGGAAGAAACACAGAGGATAAGGTATACAAACGATCTTGTTCAACAGTCAGCCAAGCGGAAGACAGTAACAGATGTAGAGCAGTTAAAGTACTCCACGAGGCAGACTGAAGCCATCCACCCCTGGAAAGCCAGGCTGGGGTCATGTCCCTCACCAGCACAGACCTCGAGTCTGCTGGAGACCAGAGGTGCTGAAGTCTTACTTCACAGCACTGGCTCTAGTTCCAGGCGCTCATTACAAGCTACTTCTTGAAAATAGAAGTCTCTGGTCTTTTCAGCATGACCACCACCTCAGTGAGGAAGCCCCAGCAAGGTTATGGGAAGCCTCCAGATGAGAATTCTTGGCTTTACAGTTGTCAGTGCACTTAAGGGAAAGGAAACAGATTGAAGGTGTCCAAGATTATTCATGTTAAAATTTCTTGACTGCAGCATCGATCTCAGGAACAATCTCCTTCAGCTGGTTCCACTGTTCTGCCGACAAGGCAATCCCTAAAAACAGCAGAAGGAGAGGTTTCAGATGTGGCAAGGGATACGCATCAAGTAGCACACCAGACTGGCTCCTTCAGACTACCTACAGAAGGGGAAGTTGGAATCTAAGGCAGAGGCACAGACCAGAAACAGAAGCAGCCTTCTAAGCGTGGCAGTTGTGCCAGCACTGCGGCATCCATATCGAGAAGTTCTCAATGCTATCACATAAGCACCGTACAAGAATATATACTCAAATTTCCTTTCAAGATTCCCACAGCCCCTTATAGCCTATTCCCTAGCACAAATTCCCACCCACATGAACTGAGAAGAAAATCTAGGAGAACCTTACTTCACACAGCAATTAGGACACCATCCTTTCAACTGCCCAAAGGAAATAATGCCAACTATagctctatttaaaaaaactgcTGCTAACAAGAAATCACTGGGGTGGCTTAAACACTAGAGAAGAACTGGCTGCTTTTTAGATCCAACAGAGATAAGGTCTTGATGTCCTGTCCCTCTCCCTTACAAAACAAACATGGTAGTGAAATTGCTGTGTGGGTTCCAGACAGATGTTGTCAACTTACTCCTTTTGGCTTTGTTAAGAATCACATTAAAGAACCAGGGCCTAAGTTCTATTAAATTCTCTAGATAAAGATCAGGGGCCAGACTCTTGACAAAAACAGCAGAGgcagtatttaaatgaaaaaaacatttcttcattatttctgttttaactaACAGATCCTTCTGTCTTATATTGTGTGTCTGCTTTTTCCAGCCTGGAAAGAGTCCACTGTGCTCCTTTCCCTCTTTGCCCCCAATGGCACAGAAAAGCTTGAGGGCTTTGCATTACAGCATTTTCATTACAGGGTACACAGTTCCTTCTAAGTGAGTAATTTATACTTGTAACTTCtctgaaggaaattaatttctggaagGAAAACCATGCTTAGTGGTTATGAAGCAAACCGAGCTGAAACAAATTTGTCTGCCCTGACACAAAAAtctatagcagggaccaaaaggTTCCTCAAGAAACCCTACGTTAACTGAATCTTTGCTGGGCACAAAATACAGGACAGGTAAAAAGAGTCCAGGGCCTGTGAACTAAGAGGCAAGCTGGCAAGTCACTGTCAAAAGTCCCAAAGCAAAAGTCCTAAGTTAAGTATTGACTCATCAGTTGAAAAGCTctggagaaaaatgtgtcttGCCTTCCGCAGCTGCCTTTGCTTGCACCACCTACTCATGTAGTGCTGCTGCAATGGGCCACCCAAGTTGTGCCACCATACCACATCATCAGACACCTTGCCAAAAGAGCAAGGAACACCTAACACAGCAGCATTGGAGTGTCTTGGTAGGGATCCAGAAGGGTCTTAACCTTCCTGTCTCCACCTAGATAGGGAAGGATGGATTTACTTCCAGGGGGGGGTTCTTCCCACCAAGCACAGCTCCACCATTACAGATTAGGGGGCAAACACACAAAATGCAACGTTTTTGCCCTAGGCATcaccagcagcaaaacacaaGTTTGTCAGCTATAAGTAGGACACAAGGAAGCAACATCAGAGCCAGTGTTTTCAGCCTCCCCTCCTCCACCTTGCAGCTCTGCCCCTGCCAACAGCCAGAGAAAGGACTGGTGATCAGAGGTAGAACCAGAGTCCTGCACAGCAGCTCCTTGCACTGCTTCTCAGAGAGGTCCTGCCAAGCTCCAGCTCTCACTGGAGGCTCTCACTCGTTCTTTGTGCTCTTCTTCAGTTGTTGCCACCCAGGCTGAGAAAGTGCTAAACACTCCCCTGTGGTTTGCTCAGCTCCCCAGCCCCTTAGTGCGGCACGCACAGGCTGCCCTACCACCGAGGGAGACAGGTTAAGGCAGAGCTGGAGAAGCCGGTGCAGCACCCGGCTGCTGCCTGGCAAATGCAGTTGTACCTTTCCTCCCCGGTTTCATGCTGCCCTCGTCAGCGTAGAACTCCCTGATGTCCACGAGGACCTTCCCCTTGAAGCAGGACACTCTGACATAACGCATCTTCCCAATCTGTGGCGACACAGAGTCTGTTAAAGTAAGCCCTGCAACAAGCTGCTCCTCAGCTCATAGGGCCTGTTGGGGCACTCAACATGCCAGAGCACTCGTGGAGGGACAGCAGGCACCCCAGGCGGTCAGCTCAGCTATTAAAATGCTTTGCTACAAGTAGAGGAGGTAGAGACGATCTGTATAAAAAGGATGAGGAAGATGTGTTCCAAGAGCAGATCCCTGCCCTCCATACCTGGAACATGCCCTCCTCTTCACTGCCTTGTTCCAGAGGTTCTTCTGTCACCTTTGAAGGTTTGGCCTctgttttcagccttttctctGACTTGgaagacatttctttctttcttttctagaaaaagaGATCACCAGTTTGAACAGCCTGGTCTGAGGAGCCACAGCCCTTCCGGGCCGTACCGGAGTCTCCCACCGCAGACCAGTTCATGCTACTGGGCGCTCTGCAGCTGCCAGGTGCCtctgctgccggcggcggggagaaggggctccGCCGGGTTCCTGCCCCGCGGTGCGGGGGGGAAGGGCGCGTCGCCGCCCTCGGGACCGAAATCCGACCGGGAAGCTCTGCCGGCGGCTCTCCCCTCTCCCCGGGGTGGCAGtaccttcccctcttccttctccggGCCGCTCTCCGAGCTGCTCGTCCCCACCAACTCCTTGGCCTCGGGCATCCTACGGGAGGAGCCGCGCGTCGCCGCCGGTCAGCCCAGGAGGGACCGGGGCCTCCTCAGCGCCCCCGGGCCGCTCGTACCTGACCGAGCGCGGCGCGAGCAGCGCGCAACCGGCCCGCGGCCTTCTCGAAGCGAcaagccccgcccccccgccgccgcccaaTCCCGCGCCTTCCGCGCCCCCCACGCGGCCAATCGCTGCGGCGCCCCgccccgggagccgccgcccgccgggagccgccgcccgcGACTTTGTCCCCCACAGCGCAGGGGGGAAGGGGGCGGCGGCTGGTGCTGGCCGGGCCCGTCTCACCTCCGAGAACCCCTCAGAGAC carries:
- the LOC141916432 gene encoding activated RNA polymerase II transcriptional coactivator p15-like, which codes for MPEAKELVGTSSSESGPEKEEGKKRKKEMSSKSEKRLKTEAKPSKVTEEPLEQGSEEEGMFQIGKMRYVRVSCFKGKVLVDIREFYADEGSMKPGRKGIALSAEQWNQLKEIVPEIDAAVKKF